One Leptodactylus fuscus isolate aLepFus1 chromosome 11, aLepFus1.hap2, whole genome shotgun sequence genomic window, AGATGATGGTCTGATCTTGGCCATTGGAGAGACCCAGAAGATAAAACTCTGTGACACTTGACACGTTAACTTTATCCATTACATGTCTACGCaaaaaaaatgtcctttacaTGTCCACTTAACTGTACAAATTTGCAGACACAGATGTTACAAGGATTTGGTAGGTATATCAAATGTATTCATGGGGTTTGGATCTATTGGGCCAAGTGTAAGCGAGTTTGAGTGAGCAACAGAGAAACTTGTATTTCCCGCTAAATATACAAAAAGTTGGTTATGATTGTTTGACCTATTTGAGAGCTTCACTGGGTCAAAGATAGGTTTGTCCACAATGCTAAGACTATGGTGTGGTACAAGGACTTACTAGTGTTTGTTAGTATGTACATGTCTATCTCCTATTGAGTGGTTGTCTTAAGATCACTCCAAGAGCATAGCAAAGAAAGCTGAATGAAGTGGTGAAAAATAACTCTAGAAGACTGTACAAAGCTCTGGTGGTGTGATCTCTAAGATAggagcatcatggtttgggtgaTTTCGTTGGCTAGActtctggtggagggagcatcagGGCTTGGGATTGCTTTGCTGTCTGAGGGCCTGGGTACCTTGTGAGGGAACAATGAATTCTATGGTGTATCCTTACACATTTTCTGAGGTAGCTGTCCATGACctgaagctaaagaaacattgtgTAATACAACAAGACATTGACCTAAGGAACACATGTCCTATATACAAACTGAAGATTGGTTGATAAAGAATATTTGCATGTTAGAATGCTTCAGAGTCCTGGCCTCAACCCTATTGAGCTGCTGTGACCTAACCAAAAGAAGGCGCTGTACACAAGGCCTCCTCAACACGACACCAATTGTATCTGTAGCTACCAGAAACATTTGGTGTTGTTAATTTTAAGGgttcacctactcctcctgccTTGAACTGAGGATACTTACTCAGTTTTTTTCAATGTTGGACATCAGTGGTACAACTTTTGTGTTAATACTTTAGCTACATTGTGTTTGAATTCCATATAGTtccaaagggttcacttactttttattGCAACAGTTTGTATGGCTGGGCTTACACACACACAACCTGAGTATCATCCATATAGGACCAGTTGTTTGTCGGTGGGATTATTGCAGAGGCCCAATCCCTTTGTTCTTAGGGTACCCTTTGGACAATAGACCTGACACAGTGTCTTGACTTTTGTTATAGTCTGGCTCTTTATACATATGTATGATTCTGTAAGAACTTGAACAGTTTTTATAGGAAAACTTTGTTTCCACCAATATACTGTTTAGTACACCagatgacacccccccccccccataatagtcAGAAAACTGAGCAGAATTTCTATTCCAGAGATTATCACTCACTCATAGTATCCAGCTACTTACCTATGACAGACTGATGGTAACAACCAAAAATAAGGTCAAACAAATCTTTACCTTCTTCATCCTACATATGTATTCAAGACGACACCATGGAGCATGCTGCCTCTTCGGAGATATGAGATCTGTgctacactatatacagatatatcgtCCCTTGGGTCTAATTTAGGTGCTGAAATTGTAAATTTCATGGGGATATTTGTTTACAGCAACTGAATATATGGTTTTCATCTATATTAGCTATAGCATGGTTTGTAGAATCATTCTAGAGCAAGTTCTCGATTGGACTGGGACTACATTTTTTGGAACAGTTCTTATTCTCTTATTACAAACATTAACATATACTGttaatactcgagtataagccgaaatttgcagcccagtttttgggctgaaaaagcccccctcagcttatactttttttcagcaatttttttttttttctttaaggagggggggggggggggtctatgaccagccacaatattaatgtatagcatctcccataaaatagtgcaaaaaaaaaaagttcaaaatcactcctctccctagaatacttacaaaagtagaaaattactgtgaaacacatacacattaggacattaggtatccctgtgtctgaaagtgcccggactactgaatatagggtatctgcattgctcctgttccgtcgggaaggggttaataggagcactgcagataccctatactcagccagactgaattccaagtgggggaagaaaacagtcctcaagctcagggaaggggcagacagacaaccaaaacaccccctctcctttcccagtacccacacaactactgcacccaaaaacacagaccattttaatttttgaaattttccagtagctgctgcatttcccccctaggcttatactcgagtcaataagttttcccagttttttgtggcaaaattacgggcctcggcttatattcgggtcggcttatacttgagtatatacgatactctgtggtctctttcACTGTATCCTCCAATATTTAGTTGCCATGGTAGCTTTGGCTCCATATATACTATGGTTCCCTTTTTTAGGGGAAAAATAGGTGCAGGTggcaaaaatgtgaaaataatataaaattggCTAATGGAGTGTATTATTGAAAAGATTATAATAGTTCTCCATCAGAATCTTCATTTTATGTTTGTGCACTACCATCATCCCATAGATGACTATGTATAGGCGAACATAGACCttcaaaaatgttaaaaattttcTCATTAAAATACAATTTAATTGGATTATTAGATAAAATCCAGAAGTCTTAATGTGACCAACTACCTTGGCGTTTAGAACTGATTCCCATTGCTTTCATCATGGCTTGTTTTACCTCCCTGTTTCTCAGGCTGTAAATAATGGGGTTCAACATGGGGGTCATGATGGTGTAGAGCACAGCCACCACTTTGACATCTTTGTTCATGGCGTAGGTAGAAGAAGGCCAGATGTAGCTGAAGATCCCACTGCCATAATACAGAGCCACCACCATGAAGTGAGAGGCACAAGTAGAGAAGGTTTTTCGACGACCTTTGCTGGTGCTAATTTTTGTAACCGCAACAATTATCCGGCCATAAGTCACCAATATAAAGATGAGAGGTCCCATCCCAGCAATGACAACCACTATCATAAACAATCCCTCCCCAACTTTTGTGTCAGAGCAAGACAACTTGAAAAGTGGTGTAACATCACAAAAGAAATGGTCAACCTTATTTGGACTACAAAAGTCAAGATGAGATATTGAAACGGCTTGGACAACCGAGTTCAGGAGACCACTGGCCCAGCAGGCGAGGACGATCCTGATTCTTACTTCTCTACTCATAATCAGGCAATAGTTCAGTGGGAAACAGATGGCCACGTACCTGTCATAGGCCATCACTGTCAGGATATAACACTCCACCACCATGAAAAGCTGGAAAAAGTAGAGTTGGGTGATGCATCCTGCATAAGAAATAGACTTCTGAGCAGTGGCCAAAATAAGTAAGAGCTTGGGGACAGTGACAGAAGACAAAAAGATATCAACTGCTGCAAGGTTGGCTAAGAAGAAGTACATTGGTGTGTGTAGTCTTTGGTCAGAGGaaatcacacatagtattattATGTTTCCTATCACTGTGATGAGGTATATGGCTAAGAAGACAAGAAAGAGGACGATTTGAGGATCTGCAGTTTCCGAAAGACCGACTATCAGGAAGAAAGAGACCGAGGATTGGTTTCTCCAACTGGAGTATTCCATTGGATAGATGGTTGGTTGGTCTAAAAGGGTAACAGATGAGTATTAGGTAGCACCAATTTGCCATTCAGTGTTATGATGGTCTTCACCTCTCATCCCCTATCCCTCAGTTGTCTAAAGATGACAagaaaaatcagtaaaaaaaaaaaaagttaaaatgcccccaaggtctattatgaccataCAGGGAGAActcaatatatgtatatatacagtcctatgaaaaagtttgggcacccctattaatcttaatcatttttagttctaaatattttggtgtttgtaacagccatttcagtttgatatatctaataactgatggacacagtaatatttcaggattgaaatgaggtttattgtactaacagaaaatgtgcaatatgcattaaaccaaaatttgaccggtgcaaaagtatgggcacctcaacagaaaagtgacattaatatttagcagatcctccttttgcaaagataacagcctctagtcgcttcctgtagcttttcatcagttcctggatcctggatgaaggtattttggacctttcctctttacaaaacaattcaagttcagttaagtttgatggtcgccgagaatggacagcccgctctcaaatgatctgaaaac contains:
- the LOC142184701 gene encoding olfactory receptor 5F1-like is translated as MEYSSWRNQSSVSFFLIVGLSETADPQIVLFLVFLAIYLITVIGNIIILCVISSDQRLHTPMYFFLANLAAVDIFLSSVTVPKLLLILATAQKSISYAGCITQLYFFQLFMVVECYILTVMAYDRYVAICFPLNYCLIMSREVRIRIVLACWASGLLNSVVQAVSISHLDFCSPNKVDHFFCDVTPLFKLSCSDTKVGEGLFMIVVVIAGMGPLIFILVTYGRIIVAVTKISTSKGRRKTFSTCASHFMVVALYYGSGIFSYIWPSSTYAMNKDVKVVAVLYTIMTPMLNPIIYSLRNREVKQAMMKAMGISSKRQGSWSH